The following proteins are encoded in a genomic region of Oncorhynchus gorbuscha isolate QuinsamMale2020 ecotype Even-year linkage group LG11, OgorEven_v1.0, whole genome shotgun sequence:
- the LOC124049112 gene encoding protein kish-A, with translation MSAIFNFQSLLTVILLLICTCAYLRAMAPSLLDKNKTGLLGIFWKCARIGERKSPYVAVCCVVMALSILFSD, from the exons ATG tCTGCCATATTTAACTTCCAGAGCCTGCTGACAGTGATCCTATTGCTCATTTGTACCTGTGCCTATCTCAGAGCCATGGCACCCAGTCTCCTGGACAAGAACAAGACCGG CCTCTTGGGTATCTTCTGGAAATGTGCTAGAATAG GTGAGAGGAAGAGTCCGTACGTGGCGGTTTGTTGTGTCGTCATGgccctctccatcctcttctccgACTAG